One segment of Asterias rubens chromosome 2, eAstRub1.3, whole genome shotgun sequence DNA contains the following:
- the LOC117307296 gene encoding uncharacterized protein LOC117307296, producing MTTRFSTGAFRLTLAVVCILLALDPTSSAPLALRINVPIDTRKQAFVHHRPAPLPIFQAIVPSQPTGTNDSDDAKGDGGHLGLKFRGQDLPRTFGAYDLDQSRGVSLLELAAATDTDLKDAMEPFMAADTNGDNILSPKEFTEAPWIFDAGGITLIDSVPEPSMDGPLETDKDPLP from the exons ATGACTACCAGATTTTCCACCGGTGCTTTCCGCCTCACCCTTGCCGTTGTTTGCATCCTCCTCGCCCTGGACCCAACCAGCTCTGCTCCGCTCGCACTCCGCATCAACGTCCCCATAGACACTCGTAAACAAGCATTTGTCCACCATCGTCCAGCCCCGCTCCCCATCTTTCAAGCAATCGTACCGTCCCAACCAACGGGAACAAACGACAGTGATGACGCTAAAGGTGACGGCGGACACCTTGGCCTGAAGTTCCGTGGACAGGATTTACCCCGGACGTTCGGAGCGTATGATCTGGACCAGAGCCGAGGGGTCAGCTTGCTTGAGCTGGCTGCGGCGACGGACACGGACTTGAAAGATGCAATGGAACCCTTCATGGCTGCTGATACGAATG GTGACAACATCCTATCACCGAAGGAGTTTACCGAAGCACCGTGGATCTTTGATGCTGGGGGTATAACTCTGATCGATTCAGTCCCGGAGCCTTCGATGGACGGCCCGCTTGAGACCGACAAAGATCCACTGCCATAA